The window TCATGATAACTTTGAGTGTGCTACATTTTTCAGGCGGCTTAGTAGAAACAAGTTGTCTGGACAGATCCCTGGGCTTGTTGCAAATCTTACAGGTCTTTCATTCTTGTAGGTCTCCCACACACAGAAACTGTCTTTTCTATCTTTATATAATGCAAAATGGTGATTGATTCAATGTTACTTCAATATTTCAGGGACTTATCATTCAACAATCTCAGTGGTCCCACTCCAAACATACTGGCAAAAGACTACAGGTGAAATCTTTAGTGGAAATGCATCTTTCCTTCATAGAAAAGCATTgctgcttttgtttttttggtggACCAACAGCTTAGATGGATCAATATCCCTTTGAACATTATGAATTTGATGTGACTATATTTTACATCTTTCAACAAATTGATACCAATTGCTGCAGCCATTTAGTGGTGGTGAAAAATCCATCTGTCTAAACATCCATTGCCTATAAAGAATATAAATGGATTTTCTATTAGCATTCTTTCAGCTGAACATTTGATTTGAATAGTTAAAGTTTCAAAGTAATTATAGCAAAGATGATCCTGTAATAAAGGTAAAGGAGCTTATGTAATTTACCTAAACTGATTTAGTTGGtgattttttaagatattcACCTGCTTATGTTAAAATTCTCTTCTGAGAAATATGGCAGTTGCTTCTCACAAATTCTAGGGCCAAATATTGGTGAACTATTATTTTGATGCAGCAGAAATTCATCCTCATTGACTGCTATAAGTAATTATAATATCTATTTCTTTGGAGTACTGATTTGATTCATGTTCAATCAAATGACTGATTTTCTGATCCTGATGAACTTGCAAAGAACTGAAGATGGGAGGTAGGGAGGGGCACAAGAACTCCGCAAGTACTAATGGTTTCCTTTTTGGGTCATATCTACTGTTTATGATGGTACGCAAACCCTGAAATTTACATGAGAAAgtggaaagagaaaaaataatgcAGGCTATATCAGTGTGGTAAGGGAGCTCTTTCAGCATGTCATGGTTGACACTACTTTCTTCCAGACGATTTGGAAGATTAGAATTCTCCACTTGTAGTCCATTTGGTCCACTAAAAAAGAAGTGTACTTGAGAAATTCACTTCCCCTTGTTCGATTTCTCTTTTGAAGAGAGAACAGAAAATGAGTTGCTAGGAGACAGAAAtgttttttgatagacaaatgaaaagatattttaaaagcgCCTAAGAGGAGGTGCATCAAAGTACACACAGTGTATAGAATAGTTGCCTAGGGTAAACAAGGAAAGGGTAAACAAAAAAGTCTCCCTCTCCTTACTTGAAGGTCCATTCTACAAATTCTATCATTTACATTGAATGGTTTGCTATGTACATTCTAACCCAATCCAAAAAACTAgacataaaacaaaatttgattgcTTGGTCTGAATGCTCAACATCATTAAACAACCTCccatttctttccttccctAAAGTTCAAAATAAACACAAGGGAGCAGCCCTCCAAATATTTTTCTGCTACTTTGCCAGGAGTGAGCCTTGCCAACTCAATAGGTTCCTTCTAATTGAATAGTGCATCACCTATACCActccaaagagaaaaaagatCAGATGCCACAACATTCTTGCTTTGGAGCAATAAAGAAGCAAACaattcatcaattcttcctcaCTTTTGCACCAGAAACGTCTATTTGGCAAAATCCATCCTCTTCTTTTGATCTGGTTTACCGTCAAAATTCTGCCCAATGTCGCTTTCCATGCAAAAAAGCCTACCTTCATTGGTACCCAAGTACTCCACACTATGCTTGCATGGAAAATCTCTCTACCTCCCTTGGCTAAGGAGGCATTGGGGGATATAACAGAGAAAGTGTCGCACTTGGTTTCCTTCCAGCTCAACTTGTTCTCCTCTTCCCttctaattaataaagtgtGCAAATTCCATAAGAATCTCTCTACATACTCAAGTTTCCAATTATTGAACTGTCTTGAAAAGTGAGGAGACAGAACTTAAAGGACAAGTTtagtaaaacattttatttgatCAAAATGGAGGTGCTTTTTGGTGGGGCCCATCATTgctcttctctttctttcctttctttttgtgAACAAACTGAAGAAAATCCTCAAACCTTCTCCTTTCTTCTTGTGGTGGATTTGTAGATGCAGCTTGATGGTTTAGAAGGTTTGGTTGATTCTTAATTGGAGTAGAAGAGAACTTATCTTCATTTTCCAAAGTGGGAGTGAAGTATAGTTTTATTCAAGATGCCTGTGCTTGACACAATAAAATTGTATCTAAATTTGATTCCCACTTAACCACATGATCAAAATGGTCTCATCCTCTCCCTGCCGTCTACTATACAATTCCCAACAACCACATTAAAATACCAACTCCTGTCAAAAGAAAAGTGGCATTTATTGTGCAACAAAGTTtatctatccaaaaaaaaaaaaaaattgtacagcAAAGTTTATCTAAACCCAATTCTCACTTGATAGATTTTTTATAGGAGCAAAACAGTCTTGTCCAGTCATCCTGCTTACTTCCATCTGCTAAACAATGCCCAACAATCACACCAAATCATTTGGCTTATGTAAAAACAAATGTGTGAAACCAAATTCTGGCATAACATGATATAGAAACCAAAGTTTGCTTCTTATGGGATGCTCAAAGCTACTTGGTCAGGTCTGAACGGAGTCCTGGATAGGTTCCTTTCATTGTAAATGGCATTTCTAGCTAATTCATTTCTGATTGAGATTGATCTTCTGTTATAAATCTTGAGTTGGTGGATATATCCTAAATGTTGCACCTCATGCATGAATTTTATGTTCTCCCAACAagtaataaaatagaaacattCTCTGCAAATTCCCGCTCCTTATGGCATCcattccattttatttaaatgTAGTATAATCTCATCATTTATAAAAGGAAGGcaatgtattttgaaatgtataTATGGAAACTGCCAATATTTGTGGCATGGTAGATTTTGCAGTTTGTGTTCAAATTATTTACAGGCACTTCCAGTTTGATTCAGAAATTCTTTGCATTATCTTATTCcagcttttcctttttcttttggaggTTTACATGTTTTTCACTGTAGTATTACAGGGAACAATTTCCTATGCACTTCATCATCTGCCCAAACGTGCATGCGTGTTGCAAAACCAATAAATGGTAATCTTCACATAACCTGTCAAGTGGTATATTTTGAGGATGTGGTAAGTATAACCACCTATGCAATATTCTTCACTTGCAGGCACAAGTTCATCTGAGAAAGTTAGTGGTCATCATCGATGGGTGGTTTCTGTTGCCATAGGTGTCAGCTGCACATTTCTGGTTTCTATGACTCTGCTTGTCTGTTTGGTGCATTGGTGCAGGTCTCGTCTCCTGTTTACATCATATGGTACCTTCTAATTACACTGGTTTTCATCTTCTTATAAAGCATGCAAATGATGCCAAATATTGTGAGAATCACTGATTATTTGAATCTGCAGTGCAGCAAGATTATGAATTTGATATCGGTCATCTTAAGAGGTTTTCGTTTCGTGAACTACAAATTGCTACGAGCAATTTTAGTCCCAAAAACATCTTAGGACAAGGTGGATTTGGAGTGGTTTATAAAGGGTATCTTCCAAATAGGACAATCGTGGCTGTTAAAAGGCTGAAAGATCCCAATTTCACTGGAGAAGTGCAATTTCAAACAGAAGTTGAGATGATTGGGTTGGCCCTGCACCGAAACCTCTTACGTTTGTATGGTTTCTGTATGACATCGGATGAAAGGTTGCTTGTTTATCCTTATATGCCAAATGGGAGTGTTGCTGATCGCTTGAGAGGTTTGTTTCCATTTTGGTGCTGTGTCTGCCTGTGTTCTTtgttactctctctctctctgaatgAATTTGAGGAAGTAGGATCTATGTATCCTGAGGTTTATATGTGAATGAGCTTCATTTTACTAGCATTGTTTTCATTCTCCAAGTTACATACCATTCAAACAGGTTTGTCATTCTACTGAAATCAACATGATTTTCTGGAAGAAAGTGGACTTTTAGAGGCATACATATCTTTTTTTGCTTTACAGGTGATTTCAAACAATATCACAATTTTTATACAGGGCACGGAAGTGTTTTTTTGAACAAAGGAAAATTACTCTTGAtagttttttccattttcttctaaGCCTTCCAAATACTATTTTATGCACTTggagatttttttaattcaattttggCATTTACATATATTATAGCTATTCACTTGGGTGATGATATCCAGTAGGTTAGTGATTGGTTACCCAGAAAAATTTCATTCGTTGTTGAATACCAAATTGCATTGGAAgcatgatttctttcttttcaaacaaaaataagatcAAGTAGAAGATTTCTCCTCTTTACATGATATTGATTCTCTTGGACAGACACAGGTCGAGAAAAACCATCTTTAGATTGGAACAGACGCATGCACATCGCTCTTGGGGCTGCCCGTGGACTGTTATACTTACATGAACAATGTAATCCAAAAATAATTCATAGGGATGTAAAAGCAGCAAATATTTTGcttgatgaaaattttgagtcTGTAGTTGGGGATTTTGGCCTTGCCAAGCTGTTAGACAGGAGGGATTCACATGTTACCACTGCAGTTCGGGGTACAGTGGGACACATCGCCCCTGAGTATCTTTCAACTGGACAGTCCTCGGAGAAAACTGATGTCTTTGGATTCGGGATCTTACTTTTGGAACTCATAACAGGGCCAAAGGCATTAGATGCTAGAAATGGTCAGGTTCAGAAGGGTATGATTCTTGACTGGGTAAGTAGTTTCCTATGCTATCTGCTATTTTCATACTTTTTCTTTGCTATGCAGCTATCATATTTTGACCTTTTTTATCAGGGGGGAAAAGTTGTCAGAAGTATGTATGTTTTTTATGATTAACTTTTGTTTCTGTTGGTGATTTTGGTTATGAAACTTTAATTCACAACATGGCTCTTGACTTTGTACGAGCAACTCCTCAGCTTAGTTGATTGATAACTTTTTAAGGGTGGGAATTTTCTGCtgggttttcctttttttcctggTGTTATCTGGTCTTTTGCCCTCAAATTCATCCATTCACCTTGTTTTATATGCATTGTGCTGGCAACCATCATGGAAATTTAGCATGGAATTCGCCCAGGGAGGATACGATGTTTTGCTTTTTTGTTTAGTAACTGAGAGTATGCATCTCTAAGTTCACAGGGCCtttgtttctcattttctttatggGTCATAAAAATTCAAGTGTTAGTTGAATTGTGCAGGTTAGAACTCTGCAGGAGGAGAAGAGGCTTGAAGTGCTGATAGATAGGGATCTGAAGGGATGCTTCGACACAGAAGAGCTTGAAAAAGCTGTAGGGCTTGCTCAGCTGTGCACTCAACCCCATCCCAACCTCAGGCCCAAGATGTCTGAAGTGTTGAAGGTCCTGGAAAGTATGGTTGGGCAGTCTGGACATGCGGAGGAGGAATCACAAGGAGGAGGAggaaccctcaatggtgagggAAGGGCTTGTAGTCTCTCCAGGAATTACAGTGAAGCCAATGAGGAATCTTCATTCATCATTGAAGCAATAGAGCTGTCTGGACCACGGTGACTGGTAACTATCATATCCTTTTTCCAGATTCAGCATTACATACCAAAATCTCTTAACTTGTTACTTTGGGACTACAATAGGGCAGCAACCTCAAACCCATCTCTAGGTGTGCAACTGGTATAGAACAAAACTTACTTGCAATTGTGAATATTGATACTTAAAAAATCAGATCCCTCTTAAAGAATTTTGTATAATATAACTATGTGTAGCTTTTCCAATTCAACTAAGATGCTGGTGCTTATTTTTGATGCTGTTAGAACTTAGAAGTTCACTTCTTCATGTTAATAGGGATTTTGTATATCTATgctaaatgaaatattattagaaGTAAATGTatgtttacaataaaaaaacaaaaaaaaaactaaccctcTAAGACCCATGAAGGAATGGGCACTCATGGTGATAGAGAatcaattaagaaaaagaaatgatatCTAGTATTGATAATATTGGTAATGATATTCTCTtatcattcaaaattttttacttgTCGAAGACTTGGAgcataatttatcaaatataagtCAATTTTGTGATAGAGGTTCTGAGTAAATCATCATGGTGCATTACAAAGGATATTCAAAATACTCAAATCATTTTCGTAAATCATAGAAGTGAAAATACTTAgataattaatactaaaaaacaTAATGATCTTATATAATGTTTTTTGGCCATGCATGATTGTATTCACGCATAAAAGGTGAGACATGTTAACATAAACTCCATTACCTAAAACAAATTCATAGAAtcgtttcaatttatttatttttaagaacaaggTTTGTGAAATAtggaaaagcaaataaaagaacCTAACTCAATGATTATGAACTTGCAATAATCTTTTCGgtttttttaagaacaagaTTTTTGAAATATGGGAAAgccaataaaaaatttggatgatattttattctcaatgaaagaaaatttgggAAATTATGATTCAAAAGAACATTGGGTATTTCTTGGTTATGCTACTTCTACAAAGCCAcgaataagggaaaaaaaaactttatgatAGGGGTCTCTATGCATAATGTATTTGATGAATTTAATCTTCTTTGTTGGGAAAGTGCCAAAGTTGgcgaaatgaaaattgaaaatgacttTGAGAACCTAAATATGGATGATGACTTGTCTCAACGACAAGGAGAAGTGGAAAAAGATGCAAAGCCAATTGAGGTTGAAGATCGACAAGGGGAAGTGGAGGAGGATGTAAAGCCAAATGGAAATAATAACtctatttaataattgttttttaaaataatttttaaaattggttatataatattttataaaacaaaagtttgtttgaaaatttgaaataatttaaaactgtttttaatatttttaaatatattttaaaaataattttgatatatagtatttcatttttaattattttttaacatggtctttagaaaataatggaaaacaCTTGAGAACAACTAAATggtattatctaaaaatatcatatattttgtgtctaataatataaaataaaaataattttttgattatcaaatgtgtttttcaaGCTTTTtgtttggagaacaaaaaaagTCAATGTACTTTTCATCCGAAGAATGAAATTATTGGTAATACACAAGAAATTGGTAAAATATAAGAACTTGTTTTTTACTTATAactatttgtaataattttattttcttataaatatttgtaataattttattttcttgtctcaaattgaatctaaaatatttgtgAGGCTAAGAATGA of the Vitis vinifera cultivar Pinot Noir 40024 chromosome 10, ASM3070453v1 genome contains:
- the LOC100854996 gene encoding probable LRR receptor-like serine/threonine-protein kinase At5g45780 isoform X1, which gives rise to MDNAVLMLWVLFCLPIMGGASISLLSPKGVNYEVAALMAMKNKMNDESNVLDGWDINSVDPCTWNMVGCTPEGFVISLSMSSVGLSGTLSPSIGNLSHLRSLWLQNNQLSGPIPVEIGKLSALQTLDLSDNQFIGEIPSSLGLLTHLNYLRLSRNKLSGQIPGLVANLTGLSFLDLSFNNLSGPTPNILAKDYSITGNNFLCTSSSAQTCMRVAKPINGTSSSEKVSGHHRWVVSVAIGVSCTFLVSMTLLVCLVHWCRSRLLFTSYVQQDYEFDIGHLKRFSFRELQIATSNFSPKNILGQGGFGVVYKGYLPNRTIVAVKRLKDPNFTGEVQFQTEVEMIGLALHRNLLRLYGFCMTSDERLLVYPYMPNGSVADRLRDTGREKPSLDWNRRMHIALGAARGLLYLHEQCNPKIIHRDVKAANILLDENFESVVGDFGLAKLLDRRDSHVTTAVRGTVGHIAPEYLSTGQSSEKTDVFGFGILLLELITGPKALDARNGQVQKGMILDWVRTLQEEKRLEVLIDRDLKGCFDTEELEKAVGLAQLCTQPHPNLRPKMSEVLKVLESMVGQSGHAEEESQGGGGTLNGEGRACSLSRNYSEANEESSFIIEAIELSGPR
- the LOC100854996 gene encoding probable LRR receptor-like serine/threonine-protein kinase At5g45780 isoform X2, with amino-acid sequence MDNAVLMLWVLFCLPIMGGASISLLSPKGVNYEVAALMAMKNKMNDESNVLDGWDINSVDPCTWNMVGCTPEGFVISLSMSSVGLSGTLSPSIGNLSHLRSLWLQNNQLSGPIPVEIGKLSALQTLDLSDNQFIGEIPSSLGLLTHLNYLRLSRNKLSGQIPGLVANLTGTYHSTISVVPLQTYWQKTTGNNFLCTSSSAQTCMRVAKPINGTSSSEKVSGHHRWVVSVAIGVSCTFLVSMTLLVCLVHWCRSRLLFTSYVQQDYEFDIGHLKRFSFRELQIATSNFSPKNILGQGGFGVVYKGYLPNRTIVAVKRLKDPNFTGEVQFQTEVEMIGLALHRNLLRLYGFCMTSDERLLVYPYMPNGSVADRLRDTGREKPSLDWNRRMHIALGAARGLLYLHEQCNPKIIHRDVKAANILLDENFESVVGDFGLAKLLDRRDSHVTTAVRGTVGHIAPEYLSTGQSSEKTDVFGFGILLLELITGPKALDARNGQVQKGMILDWVRTLQEEKRLEVLIDRDLKGCFDTEELEKAVGLAQLCTQPHPNLRPKMSEVLKVLESMVGQSGHAEEESQGGGGTLNGEGRACSLSRNYSEANEESSFIIEAIELSGPR